AGgtgaatgtttaattgaggcgCTCAAACTAAAAGCCATGGCAATCAATAACAATGGATTGCGTCTCTCGTCTCCATGAAAGCAGCCAGTCTTACCTTGGGCTCCCCCTGGGCAGCGAAGCGGGTGCGCAGGGTGTCCAGCGGCTGGCAGGCCAGACTGGCGGTGCAGGCAGCCAGGCCCCCGCACACGAAGTGCACCGCGGCATTCCTGCTGTCGTAGGGGGTGCTGGTGTGGACAAACTCCGTCAGCATCTCGAAACTAACAAACTGGAAAAGCAAGAGAATGAAGAGCAACACGCAGCAACTGTGACTGTTGGAAGTAAACCCTTTTCAGCTGTTGGCTACTTGTTCTGCTACGTTTACCAGTCCGATTGGTCTCTCACATAAGAAAAGGGTTAAGCGACCTAAAGGCAATGCAGCCAGCAGCTGGAGGGCAGTGTGGGTGGAATGGGAGAACGTACCTGCACAGCTCCGAATGAGACATACAGCAGCTGGAGGGCAGTGTGGGTGGAATGAGAGAACGTACCTGCACAGCTCCGAATGTGACATACAGCAGCTGGAGGGCAGTGTGGGTGGAATGGGAGAACGTACCTGCACAGCTCCGAATGAGACATACAGCAGCTGGAGGGCAGTGTGGGTGGAATGAGAGAACGTACCTGCACAGCTCCGAATGTGACATACAGCAGCTGGAGGGCAGTGTGGGTGGAATGAGAGAACGTACCTGCACAGCTCCGAATGTGACATACAGCAGCTGGAGGGCAGTGTGGGTGGAATGAGAGAACGTACCTGCACAGCTCCGAATGTGACATACAGCAGCTGGAGGGCAGTGTGGGTGGAATGAGAGAACGTACCTGCACAGCTCCGAATGTGACATATAGCAGTTGGGCCGGGAGGTGTCCCTTCCAGAAAGCCGGCAGTCCCTCCTCAGTAAAGATGCATCGACAGCCCTGCCAGATACCATGATACTTGGCCCGTGGGTTTTTAACAGAAAGCTGCTCAATCTGAAGCTGGGGATAGGAAAAGACAATGCATTGAATGTAATACATGCAGAGTGAATCTACATCACAGAACGCCTCACACCACACTGCACAAAAGGTCAGTCCTTCCAGGAAAGCACAGACAGGATAGCAAGAGCATGAGTGTAATGTACCTACTAAGTTTTAGTATTTCAGTACACTACAGTGTGATGAATGTTTgaagtaatttatttttagaGGAACGAAGACCAGTGATAACCAATTGCAGAGGGAAAAATGCTTACAATGGCTGCATACCGTTCATTAAATTTAACTATGTTTACTGGACAgtataaatatttacagaatgaCATCCTGCTGCAAATTTAGAAAGACAGAAGTGCTTGGTTCTTTTACtcttgtaatttttatttttctgttttctgctCTGAGACTGGGTGTGCCAAACTGACTCACCAGACTGGCATTCAGGAAACCAAGCCATCTGCAATGATAACATGATGTCTTAATGAAAACTGATTCAGAATATTCAAGGGGGGAAAAGCAAGAAGCTGGCAAGACCACTGTACAGCATATTGCATGGCTGTATTAGTTCAAATGCTTGATCTAATGcatgcaggaggctgtgtggtccagtggttaaagaaacaggctagtaaccaggaggtccccggttcaaatcccacctcagccactgactcactgtgtgaccttgagcaagtcacttaacctccttgtgctccgtctttcgggtgagacgtaattgtaagtgcagctgatgcatagttcacacaccctagtctctgtaagtcgccttggataaaggcgtctgctaaataaacaaataataataataataatgctctgtACATAACCTTTGCATTAGACCAGACCAGTCTGTAAAAAGCAAAGACTGCTCTAGTCTAAACACTCATGATGATCATCTAGAATAAAAATCCCTTCTTACTCATGTATAACTAAGTCAGCAAGCTCACCAGAAACAGAACAAACTTACAAATGGTATAaagctgagcttgttacttataaACATGGTAGCTAATCAAGCTCGCAGTAAacgctggaatgggtgaaaccgctatgcaagAGTATTACTTCCATCCCTAAAGCAGACCACTGTGGATTAAATACCTGAAATctgattttaattaaatcaagGGGACTAATCATGGCCCTTGTGACCATTCCTGCCACAGACCCCGCAGCTGCGATCTCCGTGGTGGACAGAACAGGGCCCTCTGCTCTGGGGTCATAGCCAACCATTCCACAGCAGCACTGCGCGTTCCTGCAGGGGGACAGCAAACAACACAGGCTTACACCCAAGGTACAGCATGACTAGACTTGAGCAGATTTCAGCAGAAGGAATTACATAACAAGGCATGCACGATCTCAGACTGACGtgaatgaatattttatttttaaaaaacaggtcAAAAGAGGTCAGCTGCTGGCATATACATAGCCAGGTCTCTTGCAAGCCGCAAGATTAGTTCGTGGCAATGTGATTCTACCGTATTTGACATACGAACTAATAATACGTAGAAGCTATTGCAATGTGATACGTTGCTATATTATCGACAATAAACAGTATTAATCAATGCCTCTACACATACTACAAGTTACAGAGTGCCAGCCAGCAGTAGTCATAGCTCGTGCTACTATATACCAATTACTGATAGTATTATTAAAACGTTTAGATATAGATTGTTAACTCACCAATACAAAATGACCTTGATTATGTTACAAAAAAacgttaaaagaaaaaaaagcaaattaaaatcGTAGATACAGACTTCATTTAAAGTCTCTCAGCgttaattttaaaaatgcattttttaattttatttattatatttttttaaaccaaaaatgcCTTGAAAACTCTGTCCGCTTCCTCAAGTAGCTGTCACTCCCCAAATCCCGCCTCCCGTCTGATTGGCATCACCGCTCCACTGTCCAATCACAAGGCAAATCAGAAGGGCTCGCTCTGCCAAGGGCGGATCTTGTGTGCAAGGTCATTTTAATCACAAAGCACGCATGCGGGACACCAAGACCTTCAATAAGGGATTCTGGTATATGTAGTTTTTACACTAATCTAACTGCAGTTGGTGCAAAGCTGCCGTCTCAATGATTTCCAGTCCCCCATAGATTTGGGCGTCATTAAATTGAATTTCATCCAAATAAGTTATAGGAGACGTTGGGGACTACTTttaagtttatgttttatttttcattgtgcACTTTAATTGCTGAGTTTACCATATTTTATTTTCACCTCGACTTCCTGCCACACCACAATATACTCTCTTCCTGCACAACAGGTTTTAGGGTCCCACATAGTCCCAGACTGTGAGTGTGCGGTTCCAGAGGGATCCTAATaccagctgcacaggaagtgtaTTTATAGTGTGGTGGCAGGAAAAACCTACAGCCAAAGGAATTTGTAGAAGGGCGTTACACTGCAAATGGGTTTGAAATCTATGGGTTTCTATCTCTTTAACATCACTGGAAGGGAAAGAGCGATTATATTGTGCAAACGTGTTCATCTGAATCAGTACTAGCATCTGAGCCAAGTGCTGACACCACAGTGCCACTGGCTCCTTGCACAGATGATTTATACCTGATGGAACAGGGCAGAGAGCTTGACAATGCAAACAAACTagtggtggagtagtggttagggctctggactcttgaccagagggtcgtgggttcaatccccggtggaggacactgctgctgtacccttgagcaaggtactttacctagattgctccagtaaaaacctaactgtacaaatgggtaattgtatgtaaaaataatgtgatatcttgtaacaattgtaagtcgccctggataagggcgtctgctaagaaataaataataattataataatagtgAAGAACACACAatgttctgtatttttattttattcagttaTCCTCTACTTACCAAAATGCTGCATCAGGAATTAAAGGGGTGAGtgcatctttctttttattatgtatttatatacaagCAATTTGACTTTGAATCTGTCTGAAATACATAAAATCAACTGGTCTGGGTGTCAAATGTCACTTCAGTTAATACATTttgagagggagaggagacagaATAGGATGCAGGTCTCCTTTCACTTAAGACTGTCAAAACATTAGCAAGGCTGAgcccaaaagaaaatgaaaagaaaaaataggaAACCCTcatgcaaataaaatacaaaactatttatatattttatggcAAGACCTTTAAATGTACCGTATCATCTCACTGCAAATCCAGCAGCTGTACAGATCACGttttagaaaagcaaaaaaaTGAATTGAGATTGGTTCAACAGATGTATCTAAATATtggtttgcatgtttttttctctctctctaaatCCATTCATTTGTACGCATTTCACAAGGCTACACTATGCAATGAGGGTAGGAAGATATAGTAGAATAAATGCTTCTTACAGGAGGTATCAACCTGGGAATCAATGGCACACAGAAATGTGATTTATTACACTGTAGAGATAAGCCTTAAAGCATCTAGATAACCATGAGGTGATACAGTGTACCTAAAAGCTTCAATGCACATGCTCATATTATGAGCTTTAGGCTACAGAACAACCCATCTCCAGCCTGCAAATGGTGTAATAGCAGTATAGTATAATCAAGAAATTTTCAAATAAGGATACTGGTAAATACTTATTTTACACCCTAAATAACAGAACACATAATTATTTTCTAAGCAACAGCACCTCAAAGGAATAGACCAACAGGCAAATAAAGGACAACAGTGAACACGTCATCCAACTGGCCATTCAGACGACTCCTTGCCTTGGCTGCACAGTCCCATCTAGAAATGCAATATCCATGTTCTACCATTCTACAGGAGAGCTACCAGATCAGATTGTTTTGATGTGCACATTTCATTGTGTATTCAAGTAACAGAGACcctcaaaatatttattttttgtatgcgAATACCTTTACAGAATGATGTCCcaatcagaaaaacaaaaagcaggataaatgttaaaaatattttgcaagctcagtttcaaaaaaaatattttggctAGTGTGTTCATCAACCTGGCtgatttttaattctttatttttttttattattttattattttacagcaaTGGGCACTGGTTATTCTGGAAAAACACCTAAAAATGAAACCCAATCAGGTGGATTCCCAGGTGCTGCAAATTAATCAAAGAATCTCTGCAGGGTAGAGATATCAGATTACGTTTGGTTATTTTTTACGATTAAGTAATGGATGAATCTCAAATCCACTTAAGAAGCTTATTAAAATATGCGTGTAACATTCAAGAAGGAAAACAGATGTTTTCTAAATCCAAAAACCTCTTATCCCAAAATATTGTGCAAAACCAAGCAAGGCCTGAAAAGTTAGGTACTGTATATGGCTCAAAACAAGGAGGTGTTTGTTTAACTTTTGGGTGGGGGTGAagctcttaaataaataaaaaagtatccaCATTTTTTGATAATTGTGCAATCATTTTTTTCCTTCTCTAGAAGCAAATAGAAATGCAGGAAAAAACACAGCAAGCTGTGACTGGACTGGAATTTATCATGAGGAAGTTGGgcacaaacaaagaaaataacGTAACCCTTACAACCAtttacaatggggggggggggggggaaggggggcaCAAATAGGACTACTGTGGACTTGAGTCCAAAGGAGAACACTGCACAGGTAGCTTTTAGGGATACTATCAGAACAAACCAAACAACTTCCTAGAAAATCACGTAGACCAAAGACATACCCAATTTTTATATGTCTTTATTCAGATGCTTTGCCAACACAGGAGATTTCtaggaaataaaatgtaaaataaattccaTCACTGCCAGCCATATTCTGAATCAGTGTGATGATGCCTGGTTAACAAAGCATTTGGCCACTCAAAAAACACGtctgtttgggaaaaaaaaaaaaaaaaaaaaaaaaaaaatagctcacTCCCTGCAGCAATGTACAAAACAGTATTAAAAGGATGGCCTGCACTAATTCACATTTAGAAAGCACCATTCCATCATCTAGGTTACAGTTACTTGAACCCTCTTTGtaaattcaattattattaaacatttatacaaattattgcataaaaaaatgaaaaggataGGACTGTACTTCCAAGGGATACTGCATTATAAATGTTCCCAAAAGTATTATTGGGTATTCTtgtacacaataataataataataataataataataaaaaaaccttgcttgctttcttatttgatgttttattaagAGTTTTAGGTATGAGAaagcaaacatttaaataaaaaggtaaacttTTTGGAAAATTGTTTCCTGGTAATAAAATCcaacaaaatgcaaaaaacaaaaaccaaaaaaaaaaaaaaaaaatcaggaggcaGGGTTATTTacaagggttattattattattattttttttcgcACTACACAACCAAAATGAAGACAAAAATATGTCCTGGTACACGTTTCACACAGTTGCctggagttcttttttttttttttttcctggaaaacaaaatgaaatatggGAAAAAAGGCactattaagaaaacaaaaatacatcagAAAAAAAGTGCTCAACCGTACACCTTTTAAGACCATACAGAAATTAATAAAAGCTGACCAACTTGAAATACATAAGGACAGGATCTCCTTTTAAACTGTTCCAGGTATCTGTGTTGAGACCTGGGTTCATGAAATCCTTCTCTCCTTTTGGTTTGTGTGCCCCTTCTGCTTCTGGTTACGTCCTAACCTTCCTGCCGTTTCTGAAGTCTAGCTGCAATGCTGATGGCGGGCATGGCTATAATAACTTAGGACTGCAATAAAGACGCATTCCAGAAGTTGGTGCTTTCTTCACATTCATTACATATATACACAACTATGCCACCTGCTGCATCACAACGGCAAAACCGTAACTTTACAAAACAggataaataattcaaatgttGTGTGAGAGCacccttgtctttttttttttctctcccccccccattaaaaaaaaaaaaaatttcagatCAAGGCAGACTGGGCACGATTTCTTTACAGAATACAAGCCTATAATGGAACAGTTTAATAGAGGATTTTTTTATACCTTAAAACATGCATTCCAAAGCAGTCAGATAGTCAAAACAATTACTCTCATGATTTAATTGATTCCAGAGCAGCTAGCTTTCCACAAGACATTCAAAAGAAGCTGAACATAGTTTACACACGCAAATTGTGGAGAAAGGCAAGAGAgacaaaaacatacatacatatatatatttgttaatttTAAACTTATACTTTATAAGAGTCTGCAGCAAGATGGAAAGCTCAAATGACAGGCCTTTTTTTTCCTCTGGCATGTAAACTTGGTGCAGTCTACAGCACGGATTTTTAAACGGTGTTAGGATCAGAAACTATTTAAAAAGGAGTTTAAAACATGCTTGGACTCACaggagagtgggggggggggggggggagggggagggacgACAGATGGCGGCAGGAGCAGCTGTGGGAATCTAGGAGATAAAATTAttcagcttttattttaaatggtgctctacattttcttttttttcttttcaatgacaGTTCCATTCTGACTGCAGTGTGTTCATCGCTGTTCCGGAGAACATTTCTCAGTATATGTTAATTTCCGCTGCCACTCTACAGTGGTATCTGGGTTCTGTTCCTTTTCTTTCGTTCACATGTTCCGGTTTACTGGGGTGACGTAGTTGCGGGGGAACATTCCTGTCTGGCTGTGGCATGCGCCTTTCCACCAGTTGGGGTCCGAGTTATCCAGGACCTGGATGAAATCCCCCCGACGGAAGCCCAGCTCTCCATCCTCCTGCGGGTCAAAGTCAAACAGTGCCTGCACGTACGTAGGATGCTGCAGGAAGAGAAAGAAACGTCAAGAGAGCAGGGAAGACACAGTGGGGTTTTAACCTGTTATAAAATCACAATTGAAGTGCACCGTCTTTGTAGTCAGGAGCCACAGTTACAAGAATGGGCTACTTGTGTTATGCATTGTAAAAACAAGGACGAAAGTCCCAATGGAATGGCATTATTGGgcaaattggttaaaaaaaaaaaaattgcaaaatggGTTTTTACAATTACAACAAATATCATgtagtaaagcaaacataaatcTTAGCCTGATTTATGAATTCAAAttcttaatacaaaaaaaaaaaaaaggacacacacatgcacacatgcataACACTGTTAGTGGGAAAAAAGAAGCACCTGCCACCTGCGCACACACTTGTGCATACTGACGATCGCTTACATGACCCAATGTTACAGAATCCCTGACCTGTACTCTGCAATACATAAAAGGTGCACGTCCCAGTTGATCCGATAGTCGGATCTGATTTGAAAGTAGGTATTCTATTGGAGTCTCCAAAGAGATGACCCTGTGGGCAATTCTGGACAGCAGCATACAGATTTCCACCTCATCGTCTCTGAAGGAATCAGAAGTGTTAATCACTGACACTTATGGCAGGCGTTTCTCATTTTCAAACCAACCCCCGCATGCATTTCATTCCGTTACCACCACCTCTGCCATGTCTTCTGCCAAAATACACTTTTGAACAGAGACACGGTGTCTATTTGAATGATTTTTAACAGCGGTGCATCTAAATAGTGACGCCTTTTATGCTGGTGTTATCCACTTTGGGGTTATTTAGCGACctctttttttaacatcactaaTAAATAAAATTCAAGGTTAAGGTGCAGCTGATATTTGAATCACCGCCACTGTTCACATCATTGAAACAGACCCCCACCACCGCACAGTGAAATTGTATATGAGATGCGGATTCCCCACCTGGTTGCCTGCCGGTGGTACACATTCAGAAAGGGAGCTGGGGCAGGTGTCCCTTACCTGGGGGACCTGTTCAATGTCACGGAGGAATATCTGCTGGTTTCGAGACACTGAGGTGGACCTGTGATAGTCGACCAGCTCGTTGAGGGAATTGAACTTCACCACCCACAGGAAATACTTTCCAGCCCCGTCACGCAGCACTTTGAAGTGCTGGACATCATTCCCAAACCTGGAGCAAAATGAAAAGGAATTGCATCAGGATTGGGGGACAAAATTACATCAAACAAAAAAGCAACACTGACTCAGTGCAGCACAAGGTCTTTAGAAAATGATCTGCCATGCCACTGTAAATTGCGTGCCCCTTTTAAGATTGTATTTGTGATTAAAAATTGTGAAGTTTGATCTTCAGTTAGCTCTGACAAACACTCTTGCTGAATTACAATAAGGGGAGGGATTATTTTACAACAAAATTTAAATTGGAAGCTGCTGGCTAAAATATCAGGACCATTCCACACAattaccagcagatggcagtaagTGACAAACATGTATGAGGTGCCCTTTCATTTTGAAATTCACTTTAGAAGTCTGAAGACACTGTTCTTAAGCATTATTTTTACTGCCAAAATGTTCAGACCAATGCAGATCCAGAAGGTCAAGCACAAGTTGTTTCATGGTCAGAGCACATTGCATTGACATTCAGGCTGCCTGGCTAGCACATGACTTGCTGACTTGAAAGTATTTCATACTTTGGAATATGCAAATATTTGTAAGACCATAAAAAAGTCCCTGCCGCCTCCTTCCTGGCACCTGATAGATTCAAAACTCATTTTGCAGCTATTAGGTACCAAACTCAAAACACTTCTTGTAGATGCAACGGAATCCTACACACAGCTCACCACCAAGTAATCCGAGACTTTACAGTCCTTTCCAATAACTCCATGTGCTTCCTTGAGCAATCTGAGAGCCATCTGCCCGCTATCTGTACTGTTGCGCAACTTCCTGAATCTCTCCTTTTGCTACTCCCCAGCTCTGGATTCAATGTGTTTTCCCATTACTAGACAGCAGACAGACATCACAGCCAGCAAAAAGTGTGCTTCCAATATCTTTTAtacaattgtaaatgtttattttaggaCGGGCAGCTATTTAAACGGGAACTCCCATCTCATTTAAATGGCCTCTGGTAGTGCTATGTTTAGTGGAGTGGAGTACCATATAgctgtggctcccatttgccccaaaATGCTATTCCTTGCATTCTGGTTATaaggcaaaacacaaaacagcactaCAGCTCCTGTCTACGCTGTTATTAAAGGAAGTGCATGCATCATGTGATTTCTTGTCAGCTCTTTGCTTGTTCTGAATTTCTGTATTTCCtacaatcaattattattattagtatttttttatttttttttacaggcacAATTGGACTTTATGTGCAGAAGGCTGGGTGAGTTGGGGACGCGGGTAAAAGGTTTCCCTCTGACACGTACTTTACTGAGAGGGAGAAGTCCCCTGGTGCACTCTCGCTCTCTCGGATTAGGAATGCTCCGTCGTGCCTCTGTTTGTTCAACATCTCCTCTGCCCTCGCTCTGGGGATTTTACCAAAGAACCACctgcacagacagagagagaaaagagCCGTTACAGCTGGACTCAACCGTTCAGCAGACCATGAAAAAGAACTCTTGTTAATAAAAGACATTTTTAATAAGTATGCAAAAATGACAGCTTTGCTACTTTGCATAGAAGTGAAACTGTAAAAGAGAATGATGATTGTCTTTTTTGCATTTGTGCTCCATCACTCTGCTGGGTAAACTTCCTGGTTTGATAAAGCGCTGGCAAAGCTGTTGATAAaaatagaaggaaaaaaaaatggttgtACTTCATACACGGACAGGCTTCCTCATTTTGTTCCAGCCATTACGAACACACAACATCAAAACCGGAGTCCAGTTAGAGAATATATTTATACTGTTAAaaggaaatgtattcaaatgatccACTTTATTCAAATGTATCTGCAGAAATCAAACAAGAACTGCACTGATGAAAGCGCTACCAGAATCTTCTTGTAGTCTTTGATTGTTTTTGAAGGTATGGATGAAGGACTGAACTACACACACGTAAACCAAAGACAGGCTAGAGGCAGAATGGCCCAAAAGCAGCCAGGGACACTCAAAGATCTGTCATGTGCTTACTTCTTTTATTTACAGATGCAATTCAGAGTCATTGTGCCTCGCTGGATACACACAAGACTTCTACTGTAAACAAAATGTGGGAACACAGTAATGTTGACATAACTTGTAAAAGTATAGGTCCTTATTTTACACAACTAGCAAGTATTGGTAAAGGAGTGGTCATGGGTATCTTATTTTTTTACCCTAAATGAAACTACtgccaaaataaaaatgtccAGCTCTTCTTTTCATAGGAGATTCTCTATAAGCAGCCAATGTGCACATATCTCGCCTCACGTCACTCGTATATCATAAGGAGGCAGGGTCAGTCAAGTGTACATAAGCTTAAACTCCACTTCCATCCCCCAGCACTTGCGTCTAATGCCTTGGAGAGatagcaaattattttttttagcctcTGCTGTGAGAATCATAAAAATCAGTCACAGTTTTATGTTTTTGGCAAATTCaagcacagtactgtatcttTCACAACTGCATGCATGATCATTGTCAGCATCAGGCTCAACCATAAATGAGTCAATTTACATTCTCTTTGAAGATAAGCACCACTCTCAATGCAGCTACAAATATTCCCCTCCCTGAATGACAATGACCTTTAAAAAAGGTGCCTGaatctttattgtattttattattccaGACTGGGGGCCCTGATTAGTAGCGCTGATTCATATCTGATCAGCTGGATATGCACGCACTCCCATCATTGCGTTCCACTCTGACAGTGACAAACGACATCCGCTTATCTGCTCAATTCGGAGGACAGGATCCTCAGATTAGCTCCAGCGCTGATGTAATGGGGTCAATATTTAATTCTTGCTAAAAGCTTCAGGTCACATTAATAACCAAGCCCTATACTGGCGCATTGCACTCGCTCCAATAGGCGTATCCTTGAGGGTTCCAAGGACACTTTACTAAGTGATCTTACACCCACACTGCCAGAAAGCTCTGCAGGGGAAATAGCGTACTGGATATAACCAATCGATAACTGATACCAAAAATGACTTACGCCACAAACTGACACACAAACTGCCTTGGAGAATCCCCTAAAATAAACCTGGCTCAACCTCTCAATATGCTTTTTATTCAGCATTGTGGGCAAAATACAGACATCAATTGCAAATTTGCTAGTtacagttaaataataaaacaaatctacatATGCTGCTTTGTAGTTCTGGGCTGCTGTACAATTACTGTTGCTGATTACTTTTGCAAGGGCACTTGTGTTAACAACGGTGGAGCCCCTCTCCTGTTAAATATTTATCATGCTGGGAC
The DNA window shown above is from Acipenser ruthenus chromosome 17, fAciRut3.2 maternal haplotype, whole genome shotgun sequence and carries:
- the LOC117422907 gene encoding growth factor receptor-bound protein 2-like isoform X1; this encodes MEAVAKYDFKATADDELSFKRGDVLKVLNEECDQNWYKAELNGKDGFIPKNYIEMKAHPWFFGKIPRARAEEMLNKQRHDGAFLIRESESAPGDFSLSVKFGNDVQHFKVLRDGAGKYFLWVVKFNSLNELVDYHRSTSVSRNQQIFLRDIEQVPQVRDTCPSSLSECVPPAGNQHPTYVQALFDFDPQEDGELGFRRGDFIQVLDNSDPNWWKGACHSQTGMFPRNYVTPVNRNM
- the LOC117422907 gene encoding growth factor receptor-bound protein 2-A-like isoform X3, which produces MKAHPWFFGKIPRARAEEMLNKQRHDGAFLIRESESAPGDFSLSVKFGNDVQHFKVLRDGAGKYFLWVVKFNSLNELVDYHRSTSVSRNQQIFLRDIEQVPQVRDTCPSSLSECVPPAGNQHPTYVQALFDFDPQEDGELGFRRGDFIQVLDNSDPNWWKGACHSQTGMFPRNYVTPVNRNM
- the LOC117422907 gene encoding growth factor receptor-bound protein 2-like isoform X2; its protein translation is MEAVAKYDFKATADDELSFKRGDVLKVLNEECDQNWYKAELNGKDGFIPKNYIEMKAHPWFFGKIPRARAEEMLNKQRHDGAFLIRESESAPGDFSLSVKFGNDVQHFKVLRDGAGKYFLWVVKFNSLNELVDYHRSTSVSRNQQIFLRDIEQVPQHPTYVQALFDFDPQEDGELGFRRGDFIQVLDNSDPNWWKGACHSQTGMFPRNYVTPVNRNM